A stretch of the Nicotiana tabacum cultivar K326 chromosome 6, ASM71507v2, whole genome shotgun sequence genome encodes the following:
- the LOC107760138 gene encoding ASI1-immunoprecipitated protein 2 isoform X2 codes for MQGPFDEPICNSQTHTVSTEVSKESIRCPRNQSVGGRLVSGSCNVCSTPCSSCFPTSQSLMESTVDEFSGETDGAAFLKLKDPKSLEGLDDNISCVVRANEANKLSSSSKMSEDRSSLQCSSTSSGKTINNQTSAGCVHVKTEADDSSIDHSGRNESNGEANNKAPMGETSSRNAHSIGDYLENNHSSIKNDVASEASGDLPADTCPEKDDQKSVGSPVSSDTKDALQSHQMDGSEDSDIEEQDVKVCDICGDAGREDLLAICCKCTDGAEHTYCMREMLQKVPEGDWMCEECKFDEEMKNRKGDKSVKFDGYRKSYHTGQTAIDDTGVTIKTEAKPSDADGETASDTKISGKRRMDDSEVSSVAKKQAFEPASVSPKTLSPNRLTALSRESSFKNSDKGKLKSVNQISSGGLSVHDTPAWGPRLQTARGTFSKSNSFSSLAAKRKVQLVDEGFLPKQKLVNESAGLDVKESSIRSMSKSMSFRSISTSRNNVSEAKVKMLSPKFSPAQDKGQMQTKERNPFERKSSFRSERSSGTSVPSKTEQRSAFRGDPSPLFSSSNNRDSRPGQLDSKPVSLLKSSGAVARRTPEVSVHSDEAKKQISLTSISTGVPAANKISSSDQRPNQSNARDDPSSISYIAERPTSNTGEGLLDGVSQQRETKNVGERIRENSGRRLKHSGTGTKSLFCQRCKGSGHLTESCTADGPDLSTSDVSAVKNSKEAPNGTSDLKAAIEAAMLRKPGICRKNRVFDQSDDLAMSNTNSETTAQDLPSGSSGRRILPTNEEGYGLSSNSMTGSYKQEISNMRQLSVLAAEALSRAGNAVPILPSDEKSSLVDLDRYSQAAIAILSRTAIPEHEYIWQGAFEVQKNGRTLDLCDGIQAHLSSCASPKVLDTVNKFPQKVLFNEVSRLSTWPIQFQEYGVTEDNIALFFFARDIGSYERCYKTLLENMIRNDMALKANLEGVELLIFPSNRLPEKSQRWNMMFFLWGVFRVKKASCVQHMQATGKPFPLPQAIPKSSMLFPENVRCLGPVDNAASDNVTMDVEVIASKESGCPLVNGNVDSKASQVCKGDSVAVNVEHLEPSSVTIVPTSQLNSSPGRRRYGIFQVGDAGQECKSELQSSSTPAANTWTNVSITEPVPMECGSLVDRQRPSHSVDEAPGRMQEKASMGSTEKGFGSTNGRKFEINLEDEYKDEEASETSGSATTEPTRKVLNSDMLNHLKRPRSVETVMQSVDSGVNLATRSFNDNDIVVEKAPYDKKLKTSVGGSYGNSEQTSCSSDDFLSRMHGSSYGPYLPDTGCDEALSKAAIPECSGSAARYFFPVDPHPVEARSAPWQMHHSDNDRLSDRVPNLELALGGESNLLTQGIPPFLVGKLDKKIIQDQGAETHSLTQGIPPFLVGKVDKRVIQDPSSAKEAIRVEEVEDVSASLSLSLSFPFPEKEQQKGSVSQKEQAMPETKRGNTPLLFFGGLGNK; via the exons GTGTCAACTGAAGTTAGTAAGGAATCCATTCGGTGTCCTCGGAATCAGAGTGTTGGTGGAAGGCTAGTCTCCGGGTCGTGTAACGTGTGTTCTACTCCTTGCTCATCTTGTTTTCCTACTAGTCAAAGCCTCATGGAATCAACAGTTGATGAGTTTTCCGGGGAAACCG ATGGTGCAGCATTTTTGAAGTTAAAGGATCCCAAATCTCTTGAAGGCCTTGATGACAATATATCATGTGTCGTTAGAGCCAACGAAGCTAATAAATTGTCCAGCTCCAGTAAGATGAGCGAAGACAGATCAAGTCTACAGTGTTCTTCTACTTCTAGTGGAAAAACAATAAATAATCAAACTTCTGCTGGATGTGTACATGTGAAAACTGAGGCAGATGACAGTTCAATTGACCACAGTGGCCGGAATGAAAGTAATGGTGAGGCGAATAATAAGGCACCTATGGGGGAAACATCTTCAAGAAATGCACATAGTATAGGAGACTATTTGGAAAATAACCATTCATCAATAAAGAACGATGTGGCATCTGAAGCTTCTGGCGATCTACCTGCTGATACTTGTCCTGAGAAGGATGACCAAAAGAGTGTTGGATCACCCGTTTCGTCTGATACAAAGGATGCTCTACAATCACATCAAATGGATGGGAGTGAGGATTCTGACATTGAGGAGCAAGAT GTGAAAGTTTGTGATATATGTGGAGATGCTGGTCGGGAGGATTTACTTGCCATATGTTGCAAGTGTACAGATGGTGCGGAACATAC GTATTGCATGCGAGAGATGTTACAAAAAGTTCCAGAAGGGGATTGGATGTGTGAGGAATGCAAATTTGACGAGGAAATGAAAAATCGGAAAGGTGATAAATCTGTGAAGTTTGATGGATACAGAAAAAGTTATCATACTGGACAAACTGCTATTGACGATACAGGCGTCACAATAAAAACAGAAGCAAAACCTTCTGATGCTGATGGGGAAACAGCTTCTGATACTAAAATATCTGGCAAGAGGCGTATGGATGATAGTGAAGTTTCTTCTGTGGCAAAGAAGCAGGCCTTTGAGCCAGCTTCGGTATCACCAAAAACACTAAGTCCCAACAGACTTACTGCACTTTCCCGTGAAAGTTCATTTAAGAACTCAGATAAGGGGAAGTTGAAATCCGTTAATCAGATCTCTTCTGGAGGTCTTTCTGTTCATGATACTCCAGCGTGGGGGCCACGGCTCCAAACTGCTAGAG GCACCTTTTCAAAGTCTAATTCTTTCAGTTCCCTGGCTGCAAAACGAAAAGTGCAACTTGTAGATGAAGGTTTCCTGCCGAAGCAGAAATTGGTTAATGAATCTGCTGGTCTTGATGTGAAAGAGAGTTCGATCCGATCAATGAGCAAATCTATGTCATTTAGATCCATAAGCACAAGCCGCAACAATGTCTCTGAAGCAAAGGTTAAGATGTTATCCCCTAAGTTTTCCCCTGCTCAGGACAAAGGACAAATGCAGACAAAAGAACGAAATCCATTTGAAAGGAAGAGTTCTTTTAGATCAGAACGTTCTTCTGGTACTTCTGTTCCTTCTAAAACTGAGCAAAGATCAGCATTTCGAGGTGATCCTTCTCCACTTTTTTCCTCAAGTAATAACCGTGATTCTAGACCAGGTCAGCTTGACAGCAAACCTGTGTCGTTATTGAAATCATCTGGTGCTGTTGCTCGTAGGACTCCAGAAGTATCTGTTCATTCAG ATGAAGCTAAGAAGCAGATATCACTCACATCCATCTCCACTGGAGTTCCCGCTGCCAATAAAATTAGTAGCTCTGATCAGAGGCCTAACCAGAGTAATGCAAGGGATGATCCTTCGTCGATCTCTTATATTGCTGAGAGACCAACATCCAACACTGGTGAAGGTCTGTTGGATGGGGTGTCCCAGCAGAGGGAAACAAAAAATGTTGGTGAGAGAATAAGGGAGAATTCTGGGAGACGCTTAAAACACAGTGGAACTGGTACGAAGTCACTTTTCTGCCAGAGGTGTAAAGGAAGCGGTCACTTGACAGAAAGTTGCACTGCTGACGGGCCTGATTTATCCACGTCTGATGTTTCTGCTGTAAAAAATTCTAAAGAGGCCCCAAATGGCACCAGCGATCTGAAAGCTGCAATTGAGGCTGCTATGCTAAGGAAGCCTGGAATTTGCCGTAAGAATAGGGTTTTTGACCAGTCTGATGATTTGGCTATGTCAAACACAAATTCTGAAACAACGGCTCAAGATCTACCATCTGGTTCGAGTGGCAGAAGAATTTTACCTACCAATGAAGAAGGCTATGGGCTTTCATCGAACTCTATGACTGGCTCCTATAAACAGGAAATCAGCAATATGAGGCAGCTGTCAGTGCTTGCCGCTGAAGCTCTTAGCAGAGCAGGGAATGCGGTCCCTATTCTTCCATCTGACGAAAAGTCTTCACTTGTTGATTTAGATAGATATTCTCAAGCAGCAATTGCAATACTTTCGAGGACAGCAATTCCAGAGCATGAATATATATGGCA GGGTGCTTTTGAGGTTCAGAAGAATGGGAGAACTCTTGACTTGTGTGATGGAATTCAGGCTCATTTATCAAGTTGTGCATCGCCCAAAGTTCTTGACACAGTAAACAAATTTCCTCAAAAGGTCCTCTTTAACGAGGTTTCACGGTTGAGCACTTGGCCAATACAATTTCAGGAGTATGGTGTCACAGAAGATAATATTGCACTGTTCTTTTTTGCTAGAGACATTGGGAG CTACGAGAGGTGCTATAAAACTTTGCTGGAGAATATGATTAGGAATGACATGGCTCTCAAAGCGAATCTTGAAGGTGTTGAGCTGCTGATATTCCCATCTAACCGACTTCCTGAAAAATCTCAAC GGTGGAATATGATGTTCTTCCTATGGGGTGTCTTTAGGGTAAAGAAGGCAAGTTGTGTGCAACATATGCAGGCAACTGGAAAGCCATTTCCTCTACCCCAGGCTATTCCAAAGTCAAGCATGCTTTTTCCAGAGAATGTACGTTGTCTCGGCCCTGTCGACAATGCTGCGAGTGATAATGTTACCATGGATGTTGAGGTAATTGCTTCAAAGGAGTCTGGTTGTCCATTGGTCAATGGAAATGTTGATTCGAAAGCATCCCAAGTTTGCAAAGGTGACTCTGTAGCCGTAAACGTGGAGCACCTGGAGCCTAGCTCCGTCACAATTGTACCAACTAGCCAGTTGAATTCTTCCCCAGGGAGGAGACGATATGGCATTTTCCAG GTCGGAGATGCTGGACAGGAATGCAAATCGGAATTGCAAAGTAGTTCTACTCCAGCTGCCAATACTTGGACAAATGTTAGTATAACTGAACCAGTGCCAATGGAATGTGGTTCTTTAGTTGATAGACAGAGGCCATCCCATTCTGTTGATGAAGCTCCAGGCCGTATGCAGGAGAAAGCTTCTATGGGCAGCACGGAGAAGGGCTTTGGTAGCACAAATGGTAGGAAATTTGAGATAAATCTGGAGGATGAGTATAAGGATGAAGAAGCATCTGAAACGAGCGGAAGTGCAACTACTGAACCAACACGGAAGGTGCTTAATAGTGATATGCTGAACCACCTGAAACGTCCACGTTCCGTGGAGACAGTGATGCAATCTGTTGACTCTGGAGTTAATCTGGCAACCCGAAGTTTTAATGATAATGACATTGTAGTTGAAAAGGCACCCTACGACAAAAAATTGAAGACTAGTGTTGGTGGATCATATGGTAATAGCGAGCAAACTAGTTGTTCCAGTGATGATTTTTTGTCACGGATGCATGGTTCCTCTTATGGACCCTATCTTCCGGATACAGGGTGTGATGAAGCTCTGAGTAAAGCAGCTATCCCGGAGTGCTCAGGGAGTGCTGCAAGATATTTCTTCCCTGTCGATCCACATCCTGTTGAGGCTAGGTCAGCACCTTGGCAAATGCATCATTCAGATAATGATCGGCTTAGCGATAGAGTCCCTAATCTTGAGCTAGCGTTAGGTGGTGAGTCAAATTTGCTGACACAGGGAATCCCACCCTTTTTAGTTGGGAAATTAGACAAGAAAATCATTCAAGACCAAGGTGCTGAGACACATTCGCTGACTCAGGGAATCCCACCCTTTTTAGTTGGGAAAGTAGACAAGAGAGTCATTCAGGACCCTTCTTCAGCTAAGGAAGCAATTAGAGTGGAGGAGGTGGAGGATGTCTCTGCTTCTCTCTCCCTTTCTCTTTCATTTCCTTTCCCAGAAAAGGAACAGCAGAAAGGTTCTGTTTCACAAAAAGAGCAGGCAATGCCTGAAACAAAACGCGGTAATACACCTCTGCTTTTCTTTGGGGGGCTCGGCAACAAGTAG